From one Desmospora activa DSM 45169 genomic stretch:
- the prfB gene encoding peptide chain release factor 2 (programmed frameshift), translated as MILAEIRQELTNTAKRLADIRGSLDLATKESRIAELEQQMSAPDFWNDQNQAQKVIDENNQLKGLVQGIAELNEALEELQVMAELIAEENDESMLPEATEGVKELKKKLDQFELNLLLSEPYDKNNAILELHPGAGGTESQDWAEILLRMYTRWAERRGFKVETLDYLPGDEAGVKSVTLLIKGHNAYGYLKAEKGVHRLVRISPFDASGRRHTSFVSANVLPEIDNDVDVEIKTEDLKIDTYRSSGAGGQHVNTTDSAVRITHLPTNVVVTCQSERSQIKNRDRAMKILKARLLEKQLEEKQKHLNELKGEQTEIGWGNQIRSYVFHPYSMVKDHRTNVEVGNVQAVVDGELDSFIEAYLRKQLGA; from the exons ATGATCTTAGCAGAGATTCGACAAGAGTTAACCAATACAGCCAAGCGATTGGCGGATATCAGGGGGTCTCTT GACCTCGCCACCAAAGAGTCCCGCATTGCTGAATTAGAACAGCAGATGAGCGCCCCCGATTTCTGGAACGACCAGAACCAGGCTCAGAAGGTGATCGATGAGAATAACCAACTGAAAGGATTGGTTCAGGGAATCGCGGAGTTGAATGAAGCCTTGGAAGAGCTTCAGGTGATGGCGGAGCTGATCGCCGAGGAGAATGATGAATCCATGCTCCCCGAAGCGACCGAGGGAGTAAAGGAACTAAAGAAAAAGCTGGATCAATTTGAATTAAATCTCCTTTTAAGCGAGCCCTATGACAAAAATAACGCCATCCTGGAGTTGCACCCCGGTGCCGGCGGAACGGAATCCCAGGATTGGGCGGAAATTTTGCTGCGTATGTATACCCGTTGGGCGGAACGGCGCGGCTTTAAAGTGGAAACCCTTGATTATCTCCCAGGGGATGAAGCGGGTGTCAAAAGTGTCACCCTGCTGATCAAAGGGCATAACGCCTACGGTTATCTCAAGGCGGAAAAAGGCGTGCACCGTCTGGTACGCATTTCTCCCTTTGATGCTTCCGGCCGCCGTCACACCTCCTTTGTCTCTGCCAATGTTTTGCCGGAGATTGATAACGATGTCGATGTGGAAATTAAGACGGAAGATCTTAAAATCGACACCTACCGCTCCAGCGGTGCTGGTGGGCAGCATGTGAACACCACGGATTCAGCGGTGCGGATCACACACTTGCCTACCAATGTGGTGGTGACGTGTCAGTCGGAGCGATCCCAGATCAAAAACCGGGATCGGGCCATGAAGATCCTAAAGGCGCGCCTATTGGAAAAGCAGCTGGAGGAAAAACAGAAGCATTTGAACGAGTTAAAAGGGGAACAGACGGAGATCGGATGGGGTAATCAGATCCGCTCCTATGTTTTTCACCCTTATAGCATGGTAAAAGATCACCGCACCAATGTGGAAGTAGGTAATGTGCAGGCAGTGGTGGACGGCGAGCTCGATTCCTTTATTGAAGCGTATCTGCGCAAACAACTAGGTGCATAA
- a CDS encoding YwqG family protein, whose product MTTDKQIEAILEEHGLSEMKEEVLSTLIPCVKLIPETETAPELGWSRFGGMPDGPVGMDYPHHLGKPLPFIAQFRLDEWAGLVPDMPLPPMGMLYFFCDTEALWGEKNPGNWRVIYHPTANDLTPAPFPEELPREARYPEYRMTPIADRQLPDVEPVEGMEEVYFDLMDRLYDLEKQEGGDHQSLGHPLELEEDVFATCRRESGIEEKEWVLLLQVDSDGEELEMVWGNHGILYFCAPQVDVLAGRFDRTWVVLQQD is encoded by the coding sequence ATGACCACTGACAAACAGATTGAAGCGATTTTAGAAGAACACGGATTGTCGGAAATGAAGGAGGAGGTGTTGTCCACGTTGATTCCCTGTGTCAAACTGATCCCGGAAACGGAGACGGCTCCAGAATTAGGGTGGTCCCGCTTTGGCGGAATGCCGGATGGCCCTGTCGGGATGGATTACCCGCACCATTTGGGCAAACCCCTCCCTTTTATCGCCCAGTTTCGATTGGATGAGTGGGCCGGATTGGTACCGGATATGCCGCTTCCTCCTATGGGCATGCTGTATTTCTTTTGTGATACGGAAGCGTTATGGGGAGAAAAAAACCCCGGCAACTGGCGTGTCATTTATCACCCGACAGCAAATGATCTGACACCGGCACCTTTTCCGGAAGAGCTGCCACGGGAGGCACGCTACCCCGAATACCGGATGACCCCTATCGCCGATCGACAACTTCCCGATGTAGAACCGGTGGAAGGGATGGAAGAGGTCTATTTCGACCTGATGGACCGATTATACGATTTGGAAAAACAAGAAGGGGGAGACCACCAATCGCTAGGACACCCGCTGGAGTTAGAGGAGGATGTTTTTGCAACCTGCCGGCGAGAGTCGGGAATTGAGGAAAAAGAATGGGTGCTACTACTACAAGTGGATTCCGATGGGGAGGAACTGGAGATGGTGTGGGGAAATCACGGCATCCTCTACTTTTGCGCCCCGCAAGTCGATGTGTTGGCAGGCCGTTTTGATCGGACATGGGTCGTCCTGCAACAAGATTAA